The region TCTTGCAGCCCGTGAACTCGGCCTCGAAGAGGTTGCACCGCTTGAACGTGCAGCGCAGGAACGCCGAGTCGGTGTGCCGGGAGGCGTTGAAGCGTACGTTGCCGAAGACGCACTCCTCGAAGGTCGCGCCCCGGCTCCACGCCTCGGTCAGATCGACGTGATGGAACTCGCACTCTCGGTAGTGGACATCGATCAGCTCCTCGGCGTACCAGTCCTCGTTGCGGAACGACTCACCCTCGACCAGCTTCGTCACTGGTCGAGGCTATCCGTCGGGAGTACGACGACGTGAACCGACGCCGCTGGCGGACCGTGTCCCGGACCGCGCTGACCGGGCCCCGACGGTGACACACTCTTGGCATGGTTGGCGAGGTACGCGTTCGTGGCGGCGGCGACGGTGAGCCGCTCCTCCTGCTGGTGCACGGACTCGGCGCGACCGCCGAGGTGTGGGATCGTTGGCGGCCGGTGCTCACCCGGCACTGGCCCGGCCGATGGCTGGCACCGGACCTGCCGGGACACGGCGGATCCGCCCCGCTGGCCCGATACTCGTTCGACTCCCTGGCCGAGGCGCTCGCCCGTCTCGTCGAGCCGGGGGTGCCGGTGGTCGTCCTCGGCCACTCGCTCGGGGGCGTGTTGGGCCTGACCCTGGCCGGTACGGATTTCAACCTGTCGGTTGCCGCCGTGGTCGGGCTGGGCATCAAGGTCTCCTGGACCGGCGAGGAACTGGCCAAGGCGCGCGCACTGGCGGACCGCCCGGTCACCTTCTTCGACTCCCGGCAGGAGGCGGCCCTCCGGCAGCTGCGGGTCTCCGGACTCGTCGGTCTGCTCGACCCCGACGACGAGGCGGTCTCGGCCGGGCTCCGCCAGGAGGACGG is a window of Micromonospora polyrhachis DNA encoding:
- a CDS encoding alpha/beta fold hydrolase, with amino-acid sequence MVGEVRVRGGGDGEPLLLLVHGLGATAEVWDRWRPVLTRHWPGRWLAPDLPGHGGSAPLARYSFDSLAEALARLVEPGVPVVVLGHSLGGVLGLTLAGTDFNLSVAAVVGLGIKVSWTGEELAKARALADRPVTFFDSRQEAALRQLRVSGLVGLLDPDDEAVSAGLRQEDGRWRLALDPAVFGVGAPDMPTLLAAARAPVVLARGGADPMVSAEQLRTLSPSAVTLPGLGHNAHVEDPGAVFELLRPYRAGRSG